One Fuerstiella marisgermanici DNA window includes the following coding sequences:
- the glgB gene encoding 1,4-alpha-glucan branching protein GlgB, whose protein sequence is MQSTFDAPADRSTLYRYLGAHLVDGGVRFAVWAPNATEVSVVSDGNGWTHGRDCLTGSSSGVWSGVVKGAIPGTRYKYSIKTTHGQIIEKADPYAFYAEMRPGTASVIWSLRDFQWNDSEWIQKRDNTNWLEAPVSAYEVHPGSWKCPSDGRRFHNYRELAHLLTEYILETGYTHVQLMPITEHPFDGSWGYQTTGYFAPTSRFGKPQDFQYFVNYLHQHGIGVLLDWVPGHFPTDGHGLAQFDGTHLFEHADPRQGYHPDWNTLIFNYGRREVTEFLLSSARFWCDVYHLDGLRVDAVASMLYLDYSRESNDWIPNRHGGRENLEAIDFLRDFNTVLHAEFPGIMTVAEESTAWPGVSRPVYSGGLGFTMKWDMGWMNDTLRFMRRDPVHRTWHLNDLTFRGVYAFSENFMLPLSHDEVVHGKKSLLDQMSGDEWQKFANLRLLYGYQFATSGKKLQFMGDEIAQWDEWNHDGEIDWVLRGFDTHEGVRKLVCDLNRMYREYPALHASDTRADGFTWVVGDDTTNCVLAFIRQTVDKSQQILAIANLTPAPRASYRIGVPAAGFYKEILNSDAEWYGGSGQGNIGGVKSEAKEAHGYKNSIEIGLPPLSMSIFLCEPAPAKPTAPPKAAAATPPKLK, encoded by the coding sequence ATGCAAAGTACATTTGACGCACCTGCCGATCGATCCACGCTGTACCGCTATCTGGGAGCTCACCTGGTAGACGGCGGTGTACGTTTCGCCGTCTGGGCGCCCAATGCCACTGAGGTGTCCGTCGTCAGCGATGGCAATGGCTGGACTCATGGTCGCGACTGCTTGACGGGCAGCAGCTCAGGCGTGTGGTCGGGCGTTGTGAAGGGAGCCATCCCGGGGACTCGTTACAAGTATTCCATCAAAACAACCCACGGCCAGATCATCGAGAAAGCGGATCCATACGCCTTCTATGCCGAAATGCGGCCTGGCACGGCGTCTGTCATTTGGAGCCTCCGTGACTTTCAGTGGAACGATTCGGAATGGATTCAGAAGCGAGACAACACCAACTGGCTGGAAGCGCCCGTGTCGGCGTACGAAGTTCATCCGGGGTCATGGAAGTGTCCGAGCGACGGCCGACGGTTCCATAACTATCGCGAGCTGGCTCATTTGCTGACCGAATACATTCTGGAGACCGGTTATACTCACGTCCAACTGATGCCAATCACGGAACACCCGTTTGATGGTTCGTGGGGTTACCAAACGACTGGCTACTTCGCGCCGACCAGCCGCTTTGGCAAGCCACAGGACTTCCAGTATTTCGTCAACTATCTGCATCAGCACGGCATCGGTGTTTTGCTGGACTGGGTGCCTGGCCACTTCCCCACAGACGGTCACGGCCTGGCTCAGTTCGATGGCACTCATCTGTTTGAACACGCCGATCCGCGCCAAGGGTATCATCCGGATTGGAACACGCTGATCTTCAACTATGGTCGCCGCGAGGTCACTGAATTCCTGCTGTCCAGCGCTCGATTCTGGTGTGACGTCTACCATCTTGACGGCTTGCGAGTCGACGCAGTCGCTTCGATGCTGTACCTCGACTACTCGCGAGAATCGAACGACTGGATCCCCAACCGGCACGGTGGTCGCGAAAACCTCGAAGCCATCGATTTCCTTCGCGACTTCAATACGGTTCTGCATGCTGAATTCCCAGGCATCATGACGGTGGCCGAAGAATCCACCGCGTGGCCAGGCGTGTCCCGACCGGTGTACAGCGGCGGACTTGGTTTCACAATGAAGTGGGACATGGGCTGGATGAACGACACGCTGCGGTTTATGCGGCGAGATCCTGTGCACCGCACGTGGCATCTAAACGACCTGACGTTCCGCGGTGTTTACGCGTTCAGTGAGAATTTCATGCTGCCGCTGTCGCATGACGAAGTTGTGCACGGCAAAAAATCATTGCTGGATCAGATGTCGGGCGATGAGTGGCAGAAGTTCGCCAACCTAAGACTGCTGTACGGCTACCAGTTTGCGACGTCTGGTAAGAAGTTGCAGTTTATGGGTGACGAGATCGCTCAGTGGGACGAATGGAACCACGACGGCGAAATCGACTGGGTTCTTAGAGGGTTTGATACTCACGAAGGCGTGCGAAAACTTGTCTGCGATCTGAACCGAATGTATCGCGAATACCCGGCTCTTCATGCCAGCGATACTCGTGCCGATGGATTTACGTGGGTAGTCGGCGACGACACGACAAACTGCGTGCTGGCGTTTATTCGCCAGACCGTCGACAAGTCTCAGCAGATTTTGGCCATCGCCAATCTCACGCCTGCGCCGCGAGCCAGCTATCGCATCGGCGTTCCGGCGGCGGGGTTCTACAAAGAGATTCTGAATTCCGATGCAGAGTGGTACGGCGGTTCTGGTCAAGGCAATATCGGCGGCGTGAAAAGCGAAGCGAAGGAAGCACACGGTTACAAGAACAGCATCGAAATCGGCCTGCCTCCGTTAAGCATGTCAATCTTTCTGTGCGAGCCCGCGCCTGCGAAACCCACAGCCCCGCCGAAGGCTGCGGCAGCAACACCACCGAAGTTAAAGTAG
- the rnhA gene encoding ribonuclease HI, with protein sequence MTDSAAPLPFVRIFTDGACRGNPGPGGWACILRHPASGTEKEFSGGDRETTNNRMELQAVIEGLKQLSRRSRVEVITDSTYVSQGCETWRHGWKKNGWRRKVGKQLKPVLNVEYWQQLDGLLGKHQVTFTVVKGHSGHPENERCDELAVAAAEAAR encoded by the coding sequence ATGACTGATTCCGCAGCCCCGTTGCCTTTTGTTCGCATTTTCACAGACGGAGCCTGTCGTGGAAATCCCGGGCCCGGCGGGTGGGCCTGTATTTTGCGCCATCCTGCCAGCGGCACCGAAAAAGAATTCAGCGGTGGGGATCGCGAAACCACCAACAACCGCATGGAATTGCAGGCCGTGATCGAGGGCTTAAAGCAGCTCTCCCGCCGCAGTCGAGTCGAAGTCATCACCGACAGCACGTATGTGTCGCAGGGGTGTGAAACCTGGCGGCATGGCTGGAAGAAGAATGGCTGGCGCCGCAAAGTCGGCAAGCAGCTAAAGCCGGTTCTGAATGTCGAGTACTGGCAGCAACTGGATGGATTGCTTGGCAAACACCAGGTCACCTTCACCGTGGTGAAGGGCCATTCCGGGCACCCGGAAAACGAACGATGCGACGAATTAGCCGTCGCAGCCGCCGAAGCCGCTCGTTGA
- the infA gene encoding translation initiation factor IF-1, with protein MAKEEAIQVEGSVTEALANTQFRVELENGHEVMAHVAGKMRKHFIRIVPGDRVVVEVSPYDLNRGRIVYRER; from the coding sequence ATGGCGAAAGAAGAAGCAATTCAGGTTGAAGGCAGCGTGACCGAAGCGTTGGCCAACACACAGTTTCGAGTCGAACTCGAAAACGGGCATGAAGTCATGGCTCACGTGGCCGGTAAAATGCGCAAGCACTTTATTCGAATCGTGCCAGGCGATCGCGTGGTGGTCGAGGTTTCACCCTACGACCTCAACCGTGGCCGTATCGTTTATCGAGAGCGGTAG
- a CDS encoding formylglycine-generating enzyme family protein: MTYILRLAAFTLIVSTNALAVAQPATDKDRPTAVPSESVDEMLKRFVDECVAIAPGSDRFPREFEVGEATPGKLELARQKATLKHDFRISKYETTQELYQAIQKSNPSRWQGPRNSVENVTWNDAQTFCNKLTQQLRAKKLIIATEVVRLPTAVEWEYCCRAGSKSRYCFGDTVAAGDSPTGTLDEYAWHTGNAAGNDPAVGVLKPNAWGLCDVHGYLWEFVSTPDDTKTQRQIRGGSWKDHHSLLTCSTFKPIAGDDKDDAIGFRCVIAVAAK, from the coding sequence ATGACTTACATACTTCGATTGGCTGCATTCACGCTCATCGTTTCAACAAATGCACTCGCGGTCGCTCAACCGGCGACCGACAAAGACCGACCAACGGCCGTGCCGTCGGAGTCTGTGGATGAGATGCTGAAGCGATTTGTCGACGAGTGCGTGGCGATCGCGCCGGGATCGGACAGGTTCCCTCGCGAGTTTGAAGTTGGGGAAGCCACACCTGGTAAACTTGAACTTGCCCGGCAGAAAGCGACGCTAAAACATGATTTCAGGATCTCAAAGTACGAGACGACTCAGGAGTTGTACCAAGCCATTCAAAAGTCAAATCCCAGTCGCTGGCAGGGGCCGCGCAATTCAGTGGAAAACGTCACATGGAATGACGCTCAGACTTTCTGCAACAAGCTGACCCAGCAGTTGCGGGCGAAGAAGTTGATTATAGCAACGGAAGTCGTCAGGCTGCCCACAGCTGTGGAATGGGAATACTGTTGTCGAGCCGGTTCGAAGTCTCGCTACTGTTTTGGCGATACTGTTGCGGCAGGCGATTCCCCGACCGGGACTCTGGACGAATACGCATGGCACACCGGCAACGCTGCCGGGAACGATCCGGCTGTAGGCGTTTTAAAACCGAACGCTTGGGGCCTGTGCGACGTTCACGGCTATTTGTGGGAGTTCGTTTCCACTCCGGACGACACAAAAACGCAGCGGCAGATCCGAGGCGGTTCGTGGAAAGACCATCATTCGCTGTTAACGTGCTCTACATTCAAACCGATTGCAGGCGACGACAAAGACGATGCGATTGGTTTTCGATGCGTGATCGCCGTTGCCGCGAAGTGA
- a CDS encoding pyridoxal phosphate-dependent aminotransferase, translating to MTATFSSFAKSLTAESAFTVLAIAKQLKARGKDVVELEIGDSPFNSPQPAIAAGLQAIEDNVSHYCPSPGLPEFRKAAAKFVNDEFGIPAEMENIAVGPGAKIFEQFFCEAFLQPDDGVLVFSPHFPTYPPNIYRRGARMVLKPLTQANQFRPQLTDIEDFLNNDPSPKAIFLNSPHNPTGGVTTEDDLKAIADLIRGKDIAVLSDEPYCHMVWNGRHHSLAAQPGMLDQCVAAYTFSKSYSMSGWRLGFCVSSPEIIKSISLMINTSVSCTPPLVQLAGKAALENAATERDDVMKKFHAKVELLTNGLNKLEGFRTLEPTGTFYVFTDVAGLCNRLGLTSHGLALYLLEGADDNFGIACLGGECFGDAGAGFLRFSCAEPDDRIQQALDFIPQAVSQGDRIEAWLKQNESYRLKQPYPVT from the coding sequence ATGACTGCCACGTTCAGTAGCTTTGCCAAGTCACTCACCGCTGAATCTGCGTTCACCGTGCTCGCGATCGCCAAGCAATTGAAGGCACGCGGGAAAGATGTGGTGGAACTGGAGATTGGCGACAGCCCCTTCAACAGTCCTCAGCCCGCCATCGCGGCCGGGTTGCAGGCGATTGAAGACAATGTGTCGCACTACTGTCCGTCGCCCGGCCTTCCGGAATTCCGCAAGGCTGCGGCAAAGTTTGTGAACGACGAATTTGGTATTCCGGCAGAGATGGAGAACATCGCTGTCGGTCCGGGGGCCAAAATCTTCGAACAGTTTTTCTGCGAAGCCTTCCTACAACCTGATGACGGCGTCCTGGTCTTCAGTCCTCACTTTCCTACCTACCCGCCGAATATCTATCGGCGAGGGGCAAGGATGGTGCTCAAGCCGCTGACTCAGGCCAATCAGTTTCGCCCGCAGCTGACAGACATCGAAGACTTTTTGAATAACGATCCGTCGCCAAAAGCCATCTTTCTGAACTCACCGCACAATCCCACTGGTGGTGTAACAACCGAAGACGACCTCAAGGCGATCGCGGACTTGATTCGCGGAAAAGACATCGCGGTCCTCAGCGACGAACCGTATTGCCACATGGTGTGGAATGGACGCCATCATTCGCTGGCTGCTCAGCCGGGCATGCTGGATCAATGTGTGGCGGCGTACACTTTCAGTAAGTCGTACAGCATGAGCGGCTGGAGGCTGGGCTTCTGCGTATCGTCGCCGGAAATCATCAAGTCTATAAGCCTGATGATTAACACTTCGGTGTCCTGCACGCCGCCGCTGGTCCAGCTGGCTGGAAAAGCGGCTTTGGAAAATGCTGCTACTGAACGTGACGACGTAATGAAGAAGTTCCACGCCAAGGTGGAACTACTCACCAACGGTCTGAACAAACTTGAAGGCTTTCGGACGCTGGAACCGACCGGTACTTTTTACGTGTTCACCGACGTCGCCGGCCTGTGCAATCGATTGGGGCTCACCAGTCACGGACTGGCTCTGTACCTGCTGGAAGGCGCAGACGATAATTTTGGCATCGCGTGTCTTGGTGGCGAATGCTTCGGTGATGCAGGGGCTGGTTTCCTGAGATTTAGCTGCGCTGAACCCGATGACCGAATTCAGCAGGCACTCGATTTCATACCGCAGGCCGTCAGCCAGGGCGATCGCATCGAAGCCTGGCTAAAGCAGAATGAGTCTTACCGCCTGAAGCAGCCTTATCCCGTGACGTAG
- a CDS encoding HD domain-containing protein, with product MHPYFNIPELSGTGLDDGVVRVPVEQDIPFSRRVRAIVDTAEFQRLRQVTQLALTSRVYPGAIHNRFEHALGVYHNALQYLWQLGKDPRFADVVSPHEAEVLIAAALLHDIGHWPFCHPIEDLDLEEMPPHEVFAAEFLGPDNELSNVLRRDWKIEPEEVIEVLTGKSSNSSLKLRQSILSGPIDIDKMDYLNRDSQHCGVPYGRNFDRQRLISSLVPNEAADGLAITSKGKTAAEMMVFARYVMFSEVYWHHAVRSATTMFARAFYEVRSSLDLADVFRMTEPDMIVAICTAAVGQPAQSLTDGLFGAHRRLHKRLAEYSLHQRPDLFHALRQMPYRQLVRCSNHLATAVGDRLGMSVRPVDLLIDAPPLHREVEFKVDIFYPHENVYRPLRSVSPIVEAMSNTTFDDCVKRVRICVAGGVMSVATTVPVDEIDNLVAESISLCASHS from the coding sequence ATGCACCCCTATTTCAATATTCCCGAACTTTCCGGCACCGGCCTGGACGACGGCGTTGTTCGAGTCCCCGTGGAGCAGGATATCCCGTTCAGCCGCCGCGTCCGAGCGATCGTGGACACGGCCGAATTCCAACGACTCCGGCAGGTAACGCAGCTCGCGCTGACCTCAAGAGTTTATCCGGGGGCCATTCATAACCGGTTCGAACACGCTCTGGGCGTCTATCACAACGCACTGCAATACCTTTGGCAGCTCGGCAAAGACCCTCGTTTTGCAGACGTCGTATCGCCGCACGAAGCCGAAGTGCTGATCGCGGCGGCTTTGTTACACGACATTGGGCACTGGCCCTTTTGTCACCCGATTGAAGACCTTGATCTGGAAGAAATGCCGCCGCACGAAGTCTTCGCAGCGGAATTTCTGGGGCCGGATAACGAGCTGTCGAATGTCCTGCGGCGTGATTGGAAGATCGAACCGGAGGAAGTCATCGAAGTGCTGACGGGAAAATCGTCGAATTCCAGCCTCAAGCTCCGTCAGTCGATTTTGTCCGGCCCGATTGACATCGACAAGATGGATTACCTCAATCGCGACAGTCAGCACTGCGGCGTTCCCTATGGCCGCAACTTCGACCGTCAGCGGCTGATCAGCTCACTTGTTCCCAACGAAGCGGCCGACGGGCTTGCGATCACGTCGAAGGGCAAGACGGCAGCCGAAATGATGGTGTTCGCTCGGTACGTCATGTTCAGCGAAGTCTACTGGCACCACGCCGTCAGATCCGCGACGACGATGTTTGCCCGAGCGTTCTACGAAGTGCGTTCTTCCTTAGACCTGGCAGACGTGTTTCGCATGACGGAACCCGACATGATCGTGGCGATCTGTACAGCGGCCGTCGGGCAGCCCGCGCAAAGTCTGACCGACGGACTGTTTGGAGCTCATCGCCGACTGCACAAACGACTGGCGGAATACAGTCTTCACCAGCGTCCGGATCTGTTTCATGCTTTGCGTCAGATGCCCTACCGACAGTTGGTACGATGCTCAAATCACCTGGCAACCGCCGTCGGCGACCGACTTGGCATGTCCGTCAGGCCCGTGGACCTGTTAATCGATGCGCCGCCTCTTCACCGGGAAGTCGAATTCAAAGTCGACATTTTTTATCCGCATGAAAACGTCTATCGCCCGTTAAGGTCGGTGTCGCCGATTGTGGAAGCGATGTCGAATACCACGTTTGACGATTGTGTAAAACGCGTCCGCATCTGCGTGGCTGGGGGCGTGATGTCAGTCGCCACGACAGTTCCCGTGGACGAGATCGACAATCTTGTTGCGGAATCGATCAGCCTCTGTGCGAGTCACAGCTGA
- a CDS encoding ion transporter, whose amino-acid sequence MPRIKDFVERSDTATGRFFDLCIQSLIVLSLISFSVETLPNLSPNWEHYLSVFEVVTVAVFTIEYIVRLCVADKKLAFATSFFGIIDFLAIVPFYLSLGIDLRSVRAFRLLRLFRMFKLVRYSKAMQRFHRAFLIAREELVLFLFVTMILLYLAAVGIYHFEHEAQPDTFASVFHGLWWAVATLTTVGYGDVCPVTVGGRIFTFAILLIGLGVVSVPAGLLASALSKARDMETE is encoded by the coding sequence ATGCCCAGGATAAAGGATTTCGTCGAACGCTCAGACACGGCGACTGGCCGCTTTTTTGACCTCTGCATCCAGTCGCTCATTGTCCTGTCGCTTATTTCATTCAGCGTTGAGACGCTTCCCAACCTAAGCCCTAATTGGGAACACTACCTCTCCGTCTTTGAGGTCGTCACAGTTGCCGTCTTTACGATCGAATACATTGTCAGGCTCTGCGTTGCTGACAAGAAACTCGCGTTCGCCACCAGCTTCTTTGGCATCATCGACTTTCTCGCTATCGTGCCGTTCTACCTGTCTCTCGGAATCGACTTACGCTCCGTTCGAGCATTTCGTCTGTTGCGACTTTTTCGGATGTTCAAACTTGTTCGATACAGCAAAGCAATGCAACGGTTTCATCGTGCTTTTCTGATAGCCCGTGAAGAACTTGTCCTGTTTCTGTTTGTCACAATGATTCTGCTCTACCTCGCAGCCGTCGGCATCTACCACTTTGAACATGAAGCTCAACCAGACACATTCGCTTCGGTGTTCCATGGCCTGTGGTGGGCAGTCGCAACACTAACGACTGTCGGTTACGGTGACGTTTGCCCAGTCACGGTTGGCGGCCGGATCTTCACTTTTGCAATCCTGCTTATCGGCCTGGGTGTTGTGTCAGTGCCAGCGGGACTACTTGCTTCCGCGCTGTCGAAAGCGCGGGACATGGAGACCGAATAG
- a CDS encoding ExeA family protein, translating to MYQKRFSLHRKPFQSVLHDGDFFRSQAFEEISPLILHALRSDLGVAVLTGPAGVGKSVSLETVRRVLESDSQVMFLRGGTARTADELLYGLHRRLLKAESAAAKERSAGASVVRRWDVVERLQRVSDFWGPLIVLVDDAHMMQSEVFAELRALLEEENQGHKLLRLLIAGPLVLEEVLAQSDMNDFAQKIRTHVFLQPLRSTESVQYLKHEMSVAGGALADVFDTAAVEKIVAAADGIPRCLNLLADESLMVCEETDQDRVTTDVVNHALSRLQHLPIAWNAAPDSVEDDDEYDSTESVSDQPSTEHSVTSDGSSSVVEFGADSATATSGFVSATPGVIEIGGGAEHGMAQPTPQTPATADESLEVTTPEPESPPPTTPTTPTTPTTPTTKYAVVETSDTVEIIEVAEPTAAKQVPDDTEAVVDYVVGETTSLDLSQPFLSPPDAAADKAPEEVDDEDLTDVVADLDARLQRLCDTQTPAAELDDEPVSCDPECDFPSDELDGEAFEPSNDALDFEHSPSELDASEAEEATSEWPALEPANLGHHLLLASSNDADDANDGTVELGEFSPWEPAGEWPAESVGNPDELEEATSSVEPGLDNEHSTELTDDDEFGPADEFSDEELAPAGTQDFASEATPLFNDAAASVRCANSNPVFDRYTWCELGRSVSSDQVMRHTAVDVLNQPAVWPPEVAGVAPVCSIPVIDLEPQINEQLDELDEMVDAAGPALYDTKVSPELELATPDHADRFASPYDSFPLMPDVDADLTIDQIQEMLHSEMFEESAGAPDEDDNAANLEEPATDTPSDSHTLPDWVEGDVLNALSEVDCETDDVATADDRISESELRSGHVNDYETDEADNEADLDNTPTNRASDDGPGHMQSFIQTRLESYPAPDNTDPNGPSAFAGKTSFEIEEVLDAVLRETIQESEDVNEDAHIYHPQLLQEARSRVISLLSESTELRMAAGAESVAFPVVSADVDDDVDEAAELTNDLALAELESIDDLADFDDESGEPDDNDVLPLTKKKAGRSRFSDLFTRLRRIKND from the coding sequence ATGTATCAGAAACGCTTTAGTCTGCATCGAAAACCGTTTCAGTCAGTTCTGCACGATGGCGACTTCTTCCGCTCACAGGCTTTCGAAGAAATTTCGCCGCTGATTTTGCATGCGCTGCGCTCCGATCTGGGCGTCGCCGTTTTGACAGGTCCAGCCGGCGTTGGAAAAAGCGTCAGCCTGGAAACCGTTCGCCGCGTGCTTGAGTCAGACAGCCAGGTCATGTTCCTGCGCGGCGGAACCGCAAGAACGGCCGACGAACTGTTGTACGGGCTGCACCGACGACTTCTAAAGGCAGAATCCGCCGCAGCGAAGGAGCGTTCGGCGGGAGCGAGCGTCGTACGGCGATGGGATGTGGTCGAACGCCTGCAGCGAGTCTCCGATTTCTGGGGGCCTCTGATCGTTCTGGTGGACGACGCACACATGATGCAGTCAGAAGTCTTCGCAGAACTGCGTGCGCTGCTGGAAGAAGAAAACCAGGGGCACAAACTGCTGAGACTGCTGATTGCCGGACCGCTCGTGCTGGAAGAAGTTCTGGCGCAATCGGACATGAACGACTTTGCTCAGAAGATTCGCACGCACGTGTTTTTACAACCGCTGCGTTCCACCGAATCTGTGCAATATCTGAAGCACGAAATGAGCGTTGCCGGCGGGGCGCTGGCAGATGTCTTTGACACAGCAGCTGTCGAGAAAATCGTGGCGGCCGCCGATGGCATTCCACGCTGTCTGAATCTGCTGGCCGACGAGTCCCTGATGGTGTGCGAAGAGACCGATCAGGACCGAGTCACCACTGACGTCGTGAATCACGCGCTGTCACGATTGCAGCATTTGCCGATCGCCTGGAACGCCGCACCGGACAGCGTCGAAGACGACGATGAATATGACTCGACGGAATCCGTCAGCGATCAGCCTTCGACTGAACATTCGGTCACTTCGGACGGTTCATCGTCGGTTGTGGAGTTTGGTGCTGACAGCGCAACGGCCACGTCAGGATTCGTGTCAGCCACCCCCGGCGTAATCGAAATCGGCGGCGGCGCGGAACATGGCATGGCTCAGCCCACGCCACAGACGCCTGCCACCGCTGACGAATCGCTCGAAGTGACCACTCCAGAACCAGAGTCGCCGCCGCCGACAACGCCGACAACGCCGACAACGCCGACAACGCCGACAACGAAGTACGCGGTCGTTGAAACTTCTGACACGGTTGAAATCATCGAAGTTGCGGAACCAACGGCCGCGAAGCAGGTGCCCGACGACACGGAAGCTGTGGTCGATTATGTCGTGGGTGAAACAACATCACTCGACCTTTCCCAGCCGTTCCTGTCGCCTCCGGACGCTGCAGCCGACAAGGCACCGGAAGAAGTTGACGACGAGGATCTTACCGACGTTGTGGCCGATCTTGACGCACGCCTACAGCGTCTTTGCGACACTCAAACGCCGGCCGCAGAATTGGATGACGAACCGGTTAGCTGTGACCCGGAATGCGACTTTCCATCGGACGAGCTCGACGGCGAAGCCTTCGAACCATCGAATGACGCACTAGACTTCGAACACTCACCGAGTGAACTTGATGCCTCAGAAGCGGAAGAAGCAACTTCCGAATGGCCGGCGCTGGAACCTGCAAATCTCGGCCACCATCTTCTGCTGGCATCTTCCAATGACGCCGACGATGCCAACGACGGTACGGTCGAACTGGGAGAATTTTCTCCGTGGGAACCCGCAGGTGAATGGCCGGCGGAGTCCGTTGGCAATCCTGACGAACTTGAGGAAGCGACATCTTCTGTTGAGCCAGGTCTCGACAACGAGCATAGCACTGAGCTCACCGACGACGATGAGTTTGGCCCTGCCGATGAATTTTCGGATGAGGAACTTGCACCAGCCGGCACACAGGATTTTGCGTCGGAAGCTACGCCGTTGTTCAACGATGCTGCTGCTTCAGTGCGTTGCGCCAACAGCAATCCCGTGTTCGATCGCTATACGTGGTGCGAACTGGGCCGATCGGTCTCTTCCGACCAGGTTATGCGGCACACAGCAGTCGATGTCCTGAACCAGCCTGCAGTCTGGCCGCCTGAGGTCGCGGGAGTCGCGCCGGTCTGCAGCATTCCTGTCATCGACCTGGAACCGCAGATCAATGAGCAACTGGACGAGCTTGACGAAATGGTCGATGCGGCCGGGCCGGCTTTGTACGACACGAAAGTGTCACCCGAGCTTGAACTGGCAACGCCTGACCATGCCGATCGGTTTGCCAGTCCATACGATTCGTTTCCGCTGATGCCCGATGTCGATGCGGATCTGACAATCGATCAGATTCAGGAAATGCTGCATTCGGAGATGTTTGAAGAATCTGCGGGTGCACCCGATGAAGATGACAATGCGGCAAACCTGGAAGAGCCAGCCACCGACACACCGTCGGATTCCCACACGCTGCCAGACTGGGTGGAAGGTGACGTACTGAATGCATTGTCAGAGGTCGACTGCGAGACGGACGACGTCGCAACGGCTGATGATCGCATCAGCGAAAGCGAGCTGCGTTCTGGTCACGTCAACGACTATGAAACGGACGAGGCGGACAACGAAGCAGATCTCGACAATACGCCAACGAACCGAGCGTCGGATGATGGACCGGGGCACATGCAATCGTTTATCCAAACGCGCCTCGAGAGCTATCCTGCCCCCGACAACACTGATCCAAATGGCCCGTCAGCATTCGCCGGGAAGACTTCCTTCGAGATCGAAGAAGTGCTTGATGCGGTGTTAAGAGAAACGATTCAGGAATCAGAGGACGTCAACGAAGACGCTCATATCTATCATCCGCAGCTGCTGCAGGAAGCGCGTTCTCGCGTGATTAGCCTGTTATCAGAATCGACAGAACTGCGAATGGCGGCCGGGGCTGAGAGCGTTGCGTTTCCTGTTGTGTCGGCCGATGTTGATGACGACGTCGATGAGGCTGCAGAACTCACGAATGACCTGGCTCTGGCGGAACTGGAATCGATTGACGATCTGGCTGACTTCGACGACGAATCCGGCGAGCCTGACGACAACGACGTTTTGCCCCTGACGAAAAAGAAGGCCGGCCGGTCTCGATTCAGCGACCTCTTCACGCGACTACGGCGTATCAAGAACGACTAA